From Candidatus Neomarinimicrobiota bacterium:
CTCCTTCTGGGGACCGGACATGCCCTTCACCCTGAGCGACACTACCGGCCAACTGCGGGTCGCCGGACATCAGGCCTATTCTGTCGACGGCACCATCTACGAGGGGCGTATTCATTCCCGGTTTATCGTCTGGAACTGCCCCCGGACCCACCGGCAGTTCATCTCCGACTGCAACATCAATGTCGGCCGCGGAACAGCACCCGAACTCCTGGACCTCCAGCAAGACATCACGCTCACCATCGCCTGCCACGGCCAACCGACCTCCTATGAACACCCCCGCTTGACTCAGGAATATGTTTCAGAAGCGTACAACCTCTCTTTCTCGATCCCCGCGAACTGGCGCACGAACGCGTACTACGACGAAAAATGGTTCCCGGAAGGCCTGACCGCCACCAACGGCTCGCTCTGGACGTTGCTGACCGACTCCGAGAAATATGTCGAGCTGCTGTGGGATAAAGCGCCGACCGCGCTCTCGGAAAACCTGTTCCATCAATACCTTCAGCGCATCGAGAGCGATTCCGTCGTCGCCAGGGTCACCTCCAGACTCGTCGACCTGGAGGTCGATAGCATTTCCGCCCGCGAAGGCTACCTGCTGGGAACAGGTTCCTTCGGATGGCAGCTCCAGTCCGCTGACCGGCAGCTGACCAGGCCCTTCCTGTTCAAAGCCTTCTTGTGGAACTACCGCGACACCACTTACTTTCTACTGGCGTCGATGGTGTCGTTGCAGGAGTTCTGGCAAATCCCCGTGGACCTGAAGCCAACAACCGCAGTATTCAACGACTTCCTACACGCTGAACTCCTGCCCAATGTCAGGGCTTTCGACAAAAGGTATCCGGACTAGAATGGCCTTGCGCTACCCGCAAACACCATCCAGGCCGCTTAAATTCACGCGTCATACACAAAGGAATGCCATGTACCAGAAACCTCATATCCTACTGTTGGGTTTGTCTCTTCTGCTTGCCGCCGGCTGCGGCGAGAAACCCGCCGACCAGGCCGTCATCGGAAAGGAAATCACCACCGACTCCGGCCTCAAGTATGTGGACCACGTCATCGGCACCGGACCTACCCCTGGGGTCGGCCAGACCATCGCCGTACACTACACCGGCCGCCTCACCGACGGCACCAAGTTCGACAGCTCCCTCGACCGCGGACAGCCCTTCGTCTTCCAGGTCGGAACCGGCCAGGTCATCAAGGGCTGGGACGAAGGACTCCTGACCATGCGCGCCGGCGGCAAACGCACCCTCACCATCCCCCCGCACCTGGCCTACGGCGAACGCGGCGCCAGCAACGTCATCCCACCCAACGCTACCCTCATCTTCGACGTGGAACTGCTCGAAATCCGCCGCTAGCACCACTCCTATATAGCATACGGCACCTGCTACCCGGCGCTGGATAATATCGCAGAAGTCCGATCAATCCCTCAAATACCAGGATTGCCACATGAATATCGTCGATCTCACCGTGGAACATGAAAATCTCTACTTCGTCTGCCTGGAAGATTGGTCCGATGAGATGAAGGAGGCGGGCGATCATAAACAGAACTGGTATGCCGCCATGCGGGACAAGGGGCTGCGGGTCAAATTGGCCCTGGACGATTCAGGCCAGGTCGGCGGTATGATTCAGTACGTGCCCGTCGAGCACTCGTTTATAGAAGGGCAGGATTTATACTTCATCCATTGTATCTGGGTTCACGGCTACAAGCGGGGCCGCGGCAACTTCCAGAAAAAGGGCCTGGGTACAGCCCTGCTCCAGGCCGCCGAGACCGATGCCCGCGACAGGGGCGCCAGGGGC
This genomic window contains:
- a CDS encoding FKBP-type peptidyl-prolyl cis-trans isomerase; the encoded protein is MYQKPHILLLGLSLLLAAGCGEKPADQAVIGKEITTDSGLKYVDHVIGTGPTPGVGQTIAVHYTGRLTDGTKFDSSLDRGQPFVFQVGTGQVIKGWDEGLLTMRAGGKRTLTIPPHLAYGERGASNVIPPNATLIFDVELLEIRR